One Halichoerus grypus chromosome 1, mHalGry1.hap1.1, whole genome shotgun sequence genomic region harbors:
- the LOC118553315 gene encoding LOW QUALITY PROTEIN: olfactory receptor 7D4-like (The sequence of the model RefSeq protein was modified relative to this genomic sequence to represent the inferred CDS: inserted 2 bases in 1 codon), which translates to METGNQTVVLKFILLGRLEDMDSQPLLFGLFLSMFLVTVLGNLLIILAISSDSHLHTPMYFFLSNLSLPDIGFTSITVLKMLVNIQTRSNTITYEGCITQMYFFMIFAGLDNLFLTVMAYDRFVTICHPLHYTVIMNLHLHLCGLLLLLSWLICLTXSLLQSLMFLRVSFCKETEIPHFFCELTQILKLACSDTLANDILLYIVTGLLGVIPLTGILFSYSRIISCIMGISSVAGKYKAFSTCGSHLLVVSLFYGVGLGVYLTSGTTHPFRKGSIGSVMYTVVTPMLNPFIYSLRNRDMKRALRRLFRRGAYSQ; encoded by the exons ATGGAAACAGGGAACCAAACAGTGGTTTTAAAATTCatccttctggggcgcctgg AAGATATGGACTCGCAGCCCCTCCTCTTTGGGCTGTTCCTGTCCATGTTCCTGGTCACTGTGCTTGGGAACCTGCTCATCATCCTGGCCATCAGCTCTGACTCTcacctccacacccccatgtacttcttcctctccaaccTGTCCCTCCCTGACATAGGTTTCACTTCTATCACTGTCCTCAAGATGCTAGTGAACATCCAGACACGGAGCAACACCATCACGTATGAAGGCTGCATTACCCAGatgtattttttcatgatttttgctGGACTAGATAATTTGTTCCTGACGGTGATGGCCTATGATCGGTTTGTGACCATCTGTCACCCCTTGCACTACACGGTCATTATGAACCTTCACCTTCACCTTTGCGGtctcctgcttctgctttcttGGTTAATCTGCCTGAC TTCTTTGTTGCAAAGCTTGATGTTTTTGAGGGTGTCCTTCTGCAAAGAGACAGAAATCCCCCACTTCTTCTGTGAACTTACTCAGATCCTCAAGCTTGCCTGCTCTGACACCCTTGCCAATGACATCCTGCTGTATATTGTAACTGGCCTGCTGGGTGTTATTCCCCTGACTGGGatccttttttcttattctagaaTTATCTCCTGCATAATGGGCATTTCCTCTGTTGCAGGGAAGTATAAAGCCTTTTCCACCTGTGGGTCTCACCTCTTGGTTGTCTCCTTGTTCTATGGTGTAGGCCTTGGGGTCTACCTCACTTCTGGAACAACTCATCCCTTCAGAAAGGGCTCAATAGGCTCAGTGATGTACACAGTGGTCACCCCCATGCTGAACCCCTTCATCTACAGTCTGAGGAACAGGGACATGAAAAGGGCTCTGAGGAGACTTTTCAGGAGAGGAGCTTACTCTCAGTGA